A single genomic interval of Calypte anna isolate BGI_N300 chromosome 3, bCalAnn1_v1.p, whole genome shotgun sequence harbors:
- the SYTL3 gene encoding synaptotagmin-like protein 3 isoform X2 → MAVEFDLSFLKELEREAVLEVLYRDQTVRKTEEERIRRLKMQLQQLRWKGARNLSREYRERSCARCQRSLGMLVNRGAVCNGCSHRVCSACRVCLSPCIWKCTICYAHGDVKVKAGEWFFEERAKKYPGEGRHETVGAKLLKSYQKLSNISVVPPTPPPFTGSTAASNVTELSQSKRFNKSVENLFLSLTTHIKKISKSQNDMADRRLLTTDPGQNVERRKQRRSQSDTAINITSRMKSTPSLQQLITGNQNGNGFLNKRNCKDEEDVTTSPTSDAVFCDGRKHGSLYSLNSTCTESGNFGKANVKGEIEFAIRYIFKACILEVCIKGCKNLAYGEEKKKKCNPYVKVYLLPDKSPRSKRKTSVKKSTVDPEFNETLKYKIEYSKLGSRHLQISVWHAEALKHRVFLGEVEIPLAAWNFEDKSMQLFNWYQLKAKLEKPEDDLIQYSGELLVSARLSVPAQYKNFQFEGKEDQGPSSCQLQVMIFGAKNLPMPRSAGMLNSFVKGCLILTDQAEVKRKSPVLKKESSPQWKHLFVFDGVTPAQLQQACLHLTVWDQSDFSSSDQFLGGAKLGAKPMLGCTDLVSQSVLQWQEVLRSPNTWLDFTLVLHSDKDNFKS, encoded by the exons ATGGCTGTTGAATTTGATCTAAGCTTCCTTAAGGAACTGGAGCGAGAAGCTGTTCTGGAAGTTCTGTACCGTGACCAGACTGTGAGAAAAACGGAGGAGGAAAGAATAAG GAGAttgaaaatgcagctgcagcagcttcgGTGGAAAGGGGCAAGAAACCTAAGCCGCGAATATCGGGAGAGATCTTGTGCTCGCTGTCAGAGATCACTCGGGATGCTGGTGAACAGAGGTGCAGTCTGCAATGGGTGCAGCCACCGGGTGTGCTCTGCCTGCCGTGTCTGCCTCAGCCCCTGCATCTGGAAGTGCACCATTTGTTATGCTCATGG agatgtGAAAGTAAAGGCTGGTGAATGGTTCTTTGAGGAAAGAGCCAAGAAATACCCAGGTGAAG gCAGACATGAAACAGTTGGTGCAAAGCTCTTGAAATCTTATCAGAAACTGAG TAACATTTCTGTCGTCCCTCCAACTCCACCGCCTTTCACAGGTTCCACAGCAGCAAGCAATGTGACA GAACTCAGCCAGTCAAAACGTTTTAATAAATCTGTGGAAAACTTGTTTTTGTCTCTCACAACACATATAAAAA AAATCTCTAAGTCCCAGAATGACATGGCTGACAGACGTCTCCTAACCACAGATCCTGGGCAGAACGTggaaagaaggaagcagagaaggagcCAGTCTGACACTGCCATCAACATTACAAGCAGG ATGAAAAGTACACCAAGTCTTCAGCAGCTAATCACTGGGAACCAAAATGGCAATGGATTTCTGAACAAAAGGAACTGTAAGGATGAAGAAGACGTAACAACCAGTCCCACAAGTGATGCAGTTTTCTGTGATGGCAGAAAACAT GGGAGTTTGTATAGTCTTAACAGCACTTGTACTGAATCTGGCAATTTTGGCAAGGCTAACGTCAAGGGCGAGATAGAGTTTGCCATAAGATACATCTTCAAAGCTTGCATCTTAGAAGTCTGCATAAAGGGATGCAAGAATCTGGCttatggagaggagaagaagaaaaagtgtaaCCC GTATGTTAAAGTTTATTTACTTCCTGATAAATCTCCTCGGAGTAAGCGGAAGACAAGTGTCAAAAAGAGCACAGTGGATCCAGAATTCAATGAGACTTTGAAG TACAAGATTGAATACTCAAAGCTGGGAAGTCGGCACCTTCAGATTTCTGTGTGGCATGCAGAAGCCCTCAAACACAGAGTGTTTTTGGGAGAGGTGGAGATTCCACTGGCAGCATGGAATTTCGAAGATAAGTCAATGCAGTTGTTCAACTGGTACCAGCTCAAAGCTAAG CTTGAAAAGCCTGAAGATGATCTTATCCAGTACAGCGGTGAACTGCTCGTGTCTGCAAGACTGTCAGTACCAGCCCAGTATAAAAATTTCCAGTTTGAAG GAAAAGAAGACCAAGGACCTTCCAGCTGCCAGCTTCAGGTTATGATATTTGGGGCCAAGAACTTGCCCATGCCGAGATCTGCTGGAATGCTGAACTCATTTGTTAAAGG TTGTCTCATCCTGACAGACCAAGCAGAGGTTAAGCGAAAGTCTCCTGTCCTGAAGAAAGAATCCTCTCCCCAGTGGAAACACTTGTTTGTCTTTGATGGTGTTaccccagctcagctgcagcaggcaTGTCTGCACTTGACTGTCTGGGACCAGTCAGATTTCAGCTCAAGTGATCAGTTCCTAGGAGGAGCCAAACTTGGTGCAA AACCAATGCTT G GCTGTACAGACCTTGTTTCTCAGTCAGTGCTCCAATGGCAGGAAGTGCTCCGCAGCCCAAACACGTGGTTGGACTTTACACTTGTACTGCATTCAGATAAGGATAACTTTAAGTCATGA
- the SYTL3 gene encoding synaptotagmin-like protein 3 isoform X1: MAVEFDLSFLKELEREAVLEVLYRDQTVRKTEEERIRRLKMQLQQLRWKGARNLSREYRERSCARCQRSLGMLVNRGAVCNGCSHRVCSACRVCLSPCIWKCTICYAHGDVKVKAGEWFFEERAKKYPGEGRHETVGAKLLKSYQKLSNISVVPPTPPPFTGSTAASNVTGSELSQSKRFNKSVENLFLSLTTHIKKISKSQNDMADRRLLTTDPGQNVERRKQRRSQSDTAINITSRMKSTPSLQQLITGNQNGNGFLNKRNCKDEEDVTTSPTSDAVFCDGRKHGSLYSLNSTCTESGNFGKANVKGEIEFAIRYIFKACILEVCIKGCKNLAYGEEKKKKCNPYVKVYLLPDKSPRSKRKTSVKKSTVDPEFNETLKYKIEYSKLGSRHLQISVWHAEALKHRVFLGEVEIPLAAWNFEDKSMQLFNWYQLKAKLEKPEDDLIQYSGELLVSARLSVPAQYKNFQFEGKEDQGPSSCQLQVMIFGAKNLPMPRSAGMLNSFVKGCLILTDQAEVKRKSPVLKKESSPQWKHLFVFDGVTPAQLQQACLHLTVWDQSDFSSSDQFLGGAKLGASKFFGCTDLVSQSVLQWQEVLRSPNTWLDFTLVLHSDKDNFKS, encoded by the exons ATGGCTGTTGAATTTGATCTAAGCTTCCTTAAGGAACTGGAGCGAGAAGCTGTTCTGGAAGTTCTGTACCGTGACCAGACTGTGAGAAAAACGGAGGAGGAAAGAATAAG GAGAttgaaaatgcagctgcagcagcttcgGTGGAAAGGGGCAAGAAACCTAAGCCGCGAATATCGGGAGAGATCTTGTGCTCGCTGTCAGAGATCACTCGGGATGCTGGTGAACAGAGGTGCAGTCTGCAATGGGTGCAGCCACCGGGTGTGCTCTGCCTGCCGTGTCTGCCTCAGCCCCTGCATCTGGAAGTGCACCATTTGTTATGCTCATGG agatgtGAAAGTAAAGGCTGGTGAATGGTTCTTTGAGGAAAGAGCCAAGAAATACCCAGGTGAAG gCAGACATGAAACAGTTGGTGCAAAGCTCTTGAAATCTTATCAGAAACTGAG TAACATTTCTGTCGTCCCTCCAACTCCACCGCCTTTCACAGGTTCCACAGCAGCAAGCAATGTGACA GGATCA GAACTCAGCCAGTCAAAACGTTTTAATAAATCTGTGGAAAACTTGTTTTTGTCTCTCACAACACATATAAAAA AAATCTCTAAGTCCCAGAATGACATGGCTGACAGACGTCTCCTAACCACAGATCCTGGGCAGAACGTggaaagaaggaagcagagaaggagcCAGTCTGACACTGCCATCAACATTACAAGCAGG ATGAAAAGTACACCAAGTCTTCAGCAGCTAATCACTGGGAACCAAAATGGCAATGGATTTCTGAACAAAAGGAACTGTAAGGATGAAGAAGACGTAACAACCAGTCCCACAAGTGATGCAGTTTTCTGTGATGGCAGAAAACAT GGGAGTTTGTATAGTCTTAACAGCACTTGTACTGAATCTGGCAATTTTGGCAAGGCTAACGTCAAGGGCGAGATAGAGTTTGCCATAAGATACATCTTCAAAGCTTGCATCTTAGAAGTCTGCATAAAGGGATGCAAGAATCTGGCttatggagaggagaagaagaaaaagtgtaaCCC GTATGTTAAAGTTTATTTACTTCCTGATAAATCTCCTCGGAGTAAGCGGAAGACAAGTGTCAAAAAGAGCACAGTGGATCCAGAATTCAATGAGACTTTGAAG TACAAGATTGAATACTCAAAGCTGGGAAGTCGGCACCTTCAGATTTCTGTGTGGCATGCAGAAGCCCTCAAACACAGAGTGTTTTTGGGAGAGGTGGAGATTCCACTGGCAGCATGGAATTTCGAAGATAAGTCAATGCAGTTGTTCAACTGGTACCAGCTCAAAGCTAAG CTTGAAAAGCCTGAAGATGATCTTATCCAGTACAGCGGTGAACTGCTCGTGTCTGCAAGACTGTCAGTACCAGCCCAGTATAAAAATTTCCAGTTTGAAG GAAAAGAAGACCAAGGACCTTCCAGCTGCCAGCTTCAGGTTATGATATTTGGGGCCAAGAACTTGCCCATGCCGAGATCTGCTGGAATGCTGAACTCATTTGTTAAAGG TTGTCTCATCCTGACAGACCAAGCAGAGGTTAAGCGAAAGTCTCCTGTCCTGAAGAAAGAATCCTCTCCCCAGTGGAAACACTTGTTTGTCTTTGATGGTGTTaccccagctcagctgcagcaggcaTGTCTGCACTTGACTGTCTGGGACCAGTCAGATTTCAGCTCAAGTGATCAGTTCCTAGGAGGAGCCAAACTTGGTGCAAGTAAGTTCTTT gGCTGTACAGACCTTGTTTCTCAGTCAGTGCTCCAATGGCAGGAAGTGCTCCGCAGCCCAAACACGTGGTTGGACTTTACACTTGTACTGCATTCAGATAAGGATAACTTTAAGTCATGA
- the DYNLT1 gene encoding dynein light chain Tctex-type 1: MDEFQSGEETTFVVDEVSSIIKEAIESAIGGNAYQHSKVNQWTTSVVEQTLSQLTKLGKPFKYIVTCVIMQKNGAGLHTASSCFWDNSSDGTCTVRWENKSMYCIVSAFGLAI, from the exons ATGGACGAATTCCAGTCGGGGGAGGAG actACTTTTGTTGTTGATGAAGTCAGTAGTATCATTAAAGAG GCCATAGAGAGTGCAATAGGTGGCAATGCCTACCAGCACAGCAAAGTGAACCAGTGGACAACAAGTGTGGTGGAACAAACGCTCAGCCAGCTCACAAAGCTGGGGAAGCCTTTCAAGTATATTG TGACCTGTGTGATTATGCAAAAGAATGGTGCTGGGCTACATACAGCAAGCTCTTGCTTCTGGGACAACTCCAGTGATG GAACCTGCACTGTGAGATGGGAGAATAAGAGTATGTACTGTATTGTCAGTGCCTTTGGACTTGCAATATAA